The following proteins are encoded in a genomic region of Dyadobacter sp. UC 10:
- a CDS encoding transposase, producing MPKENFYRRLGEAIDLQFLYRDTSELYGKTGNPSIDPVVFFKLMLTGYLENITSDRHLIEHCSMRMDILYF from the coding sequence ATTCCAAAGGAAAATTTCTATCGGAGGCTTGGAGAAGCGATCGATCTGCAGTTTCTATACAGGGACACCAGCGAACTGTATGGCAAGACCGGCAACCCATCGATCGATCCGGTGGTATTCTTCAAATTGATGCTGACAGGTTACCTGGAAAACATCACATCGGACCGGCACCTGATAGAACACTGCTCAATGAGGATGGACATTCTATACTTCTAA
- a CDS encoding helix-turn-helix transcriptional regulator has translation MVVQYAIAYGMGFLMGAYFPYYFYKAFDLTRLRWHALYGVPLFILLPFAVIFPGKFIFGGDIDTAINYGMVIPAGYALVLLYTIQRSIQAKYRKDIQDRRFFEVTAVYMAVIPWASLPFFAFFRIHQVPEALLTNLGFIVITVLFIRRSIQESRQEYDRLSKLTGGDGPVSLSKLDLIDQMIKQVESTGISPAQRFEINLNTVGLTAREKEIVRLIKVGKTYKVIADELYISERTVSKHIQNIFEKLDVSNRVELLNRLDIWESG, from the coding sequence ATGGTTGTTCAATATGCGATAGCCTATGGGATGGGGTTTTTGATGGGGGCTTATTTTCCATATTACTTTTACAAGGCATTTGATCTAACCCGTTTGCGATGGCATGCTTTATACGGCGTTCCGCTATTTATCCTTTTGCCGTTTGCGGTCATATTCCCTGGTAAATTCATATTTGGAGGTGACATTGACACGGCAATCAACTACGGAATGGTGATTCCCGCCGGGTATGCGCTCGTCCTTTTGTATACCATTCAGCGGTCAATACAGGCAAAATATCGAAAGGACATCCAGGATCGTAGGTTTTTCGAAGTAACTGCCGTGTATATGGCTGTGATACCCTGGGCGTCACTTCCATTCTTTGCATTCTTTCGGATCCATCAGGTCCCGGAGGCCTTATTGACAAACCTAGGCTTCATAGTGATCACGGTATTGTTTATCAGAAGGTCTATTCAGGAAAGTCGGCAAGAATACGACAGGCTAAGTAAGCTAACAGGTGGCGACGGGCCAGTCTCCTTATCGAAACTGGATTTGATTGATCAGATGATCAAGCAGGTAGAGTCGACCGGGATTTCTCCTGCTCAGCGGTTTGAGATCAATTTGAATACAGTGGGTCTTACAGCCAGGGAGAAAGAAATTGTACGCTTAATAAAGGTTGGTAAAACTTACAAGGTAATTGCCGATGAGCTTTATATCTCTGAGCGCACCGTAAGTAAGCATATCCAGAACATTTTTGAGAAACTAGATGTGTCTAACCGAGTCGAGTTGCTGAACCGGTTGGACATTTGGGAAAGTGGCTAA
- a CDS encoding GNAT family N-acetyltransferase, giving the protein MDFVSPNFPIMREATPSEKSIIVDILTKSFQDNQSVNYLIPNDHRRLNRIRALMDYSFETCRLFGKVYLSEDKKGCALVSFPEKKRATFRSTLLEVKLIFNAIGLGNIGKAIRREKEISSNYPSSQIFYLWFIGVNPENQNTGIGRKLMSELLSEAERMKRPVYLETSTMKNIPWYSKFGLDVYNQLNFGYNLFFIRNGQ; this is encoded by the coding sequence ATGGATTTTGTCTCACCAAATTTTCCAATAATGAGAGAAGCGACACCATCAGAAAAAAGCATCATCGTCGACATCCTTACCAAGTCTTTTCAAGACAATCAAAGTGTAAATTACCTCATTCCAAACGACCATCGAAGGCTAAATCGGATCCGCGCTTTGATGGATTATTCCTTCGAGACATGCAGGCTTTTTGGGAAGGTCTACCTTTCTGAGGATAAAAAAGGGTGCGCCCTCGTGTCGTTTCCCGAGAAGAAAAGGGCCACCTTCCGGTCAACTCTGCTTGAAGTTAAACTCATTTTCAACGCAATCGGTTTGGGTAATATTGGTAAAGCTATTCGCCGGGAAAAAGAGATTTCCAGTAACTATCCATCATCTCAAATTTTCTATTTATGGTTTATAGGAGTGAATCCTGAAAACCAAAACACCGGCATCGGCAGGAAATTAATGTCCGAGCTGTTATCGGAGGCAGAGCGTATGAAAAGGCCGGTTTATCTTGAGACTTCCACTATGAAAAATATCCCCTGGTATAGCAAGTTTGGATTAGATGTGTACAACCAGCTAAACTTTGGATATAATCTTTTTTTTATCAGAAATGGTCAATAG
- the mobC gene encoding conjugal transfer protein MobC, producing the protein MASNTGDNDISLRKITDMTRMVSLLVLALHCYYFCYDAFFEWHLTSEISDRVLGKIIKSGLFSFHNKTKLIALAFLVLSLIGIKGKKEEKIEIRHGVMRLFLGMLIYFLSSTVLLFNLAVTLVAALYITFCSIGFLLVLSGGSQFSKIITARLSTDIFNKENETFPQFEDCIGNEYSINLPARYRYRNKIRHSWINIINPFRGLLVCGSPGSGKTHFVFRRIISQHIDKGFSMFIYDFKYSDLSVLAYNAWLEYKAGDSIPPAFFTINFDDLSRSHRCNPLDSASMTDITDAVESARTILLGLNREWIKKQGDFFVESSINFITAIIWFLRKYQDGEFCSLPHVIELMQMDYDQLFTILRAEKEIEVFINPFVTAYLNDAMQQLEGQIASPKIALARLASPQLYYVLSGNDFTLDINDPMAPKILCMGNNPQKIQTYGAVLSLYITRLVKLVNQPGKLKSSLVFDEFPTIYLNSMDTLIATARSNRVATTIGIQDFSQLKKDYGREYADVIMNITGNVISGQVSGETAKQLSDRFGKILQGRTSLSINRMDTSVSKSQQLDSAIPPSTISSLSSGEFVGFVADNPDQRIDLKGFHSQFTVDNKRIQEENKKRSELPIFRQITTQIVQQNYLQIKLDVQNIVSSEMERIMEDPDLRHLLINRTAE; encoded by the coding sequence ATGGCTTCAAATACCGGGGACAACGACATCAGTCTGCGCAAAATTACAGACATGACCAGGATGGTCAGCCTACTTGTTCTGGCCTTGCATTGTTATTATTTTTGTTATGATGCCTTCTTTGAGTGGCATTTAACTTCTGAAATATCGGACAGGGTGCTGGGGAAAATCATCAAGTCTGGTCTCTTTTCCTTCCATAATAAAACGAAGCTGATTGCACTTGCATTTCTTGTTCTTTCATTGATTGGGATCAAAGGGAAGAAGGAAGAGAAAATCGAAATCAGACACGGCGTGATGCGGCTATTTCTGGGAATGCTGATCTATTTTCTCAGCTCAACAGTCTTACTGTTTAATCTTGCCGTCACACTTGTTGCAGCCCTGTATATTACGTTTTGTTCTATCGGTTTTTTGCTTGTCCTTTCTGGTGGGAGCCAGTTTTCAAAGATCATAACCGCCCGATTGAGCACTGACATTTTTAATAAAGAGAACGAAACCTTCCCTCAATTTGAGGATTGCATCGGGAACGAATATTCGATAAATCTCCCTGCACGTTACCGGTACAGGAATAAAATCCGGCACAGTTGGATCAATATTATCAATCCGTTTAGGGGCCTACTGGTATGTGGATCTCCGGGTTCTGGTAAGACGCATTTTGTCTTTCGCCGTATTATATCACAGCATATCGACAAGGGATTTTCGATGTTTATTTATGATTTCAAGTATAGTGATTTATCAGTTTTGGCATATAATGCCTGGTTAGAATATAAGGCAGGTGACAGCATCCCACCAGCGTTCTTTACCATCAACTTCGATGATCTTTCACGAAGCCATCGTTGCAATCCCCTGGACAGCGCAAGCATGACTGATATCACCGATGCGGTAGAATCTGCCCGTACGATCTTACTAGGTCTGAATCGGGAGTGGATCAAAAAGCAGGGCGACTTTTTTGTCGAGTCTTCTATCAACTTTATAACTGCGATTATCTGGTTTTTGCGGAAATATCAGGATGGTGAGTTTTGTTCTCTCCCGCATGTCATTGAGCTGATGCAGATGGATTATGATCAGTTATTTACAATTCTTCGTGCTGAAAAGGAGATCGAGGTATTTATAAATCCATTTGTAACAGCATATCTCAATGATGCTATGCAGCAGCTCGAAGGTCAAATTGCATCTCCGAAAATAGCTCTTGCCCGACTTGCCTCTCCACAGTTATATTATGTTTTGTCAGGCAATGATTTCACACTGGACATCAATGATCCTATGGCGCCGAAGATTCTTTGTATGGGAAATAACCCACAAAAAATCCAGACATACGGGGCAGTCCTGTCACTATACATCACCCGGCTTGTGAAGCTTGTCAACCAGCCAGGCAAGCTTAAAAGTAGCCTTGTTTTTGATGAGTTTCCGACTATTTATCTCAATAGTATGGATACTTTAATTGCCACGGCAAGGTCTAACAGGGTTGCAACAACTATTGGGATACAAGATTTTAGCCAGTTAAAAAAGGACTATGGCAGGGAATATGCGGATGTGATCATGAACATTACGGGAAATGTAATTAGTGGCCAGGTTAGCGGTGAAACCGCCAAGCAATTGTCTGATCGGTTCGGAAAGATCCTGCAAGGACGAACGAGTTTGTCTATCAATAGAATGGACACTTCTGTAAGCAAGTCGCAGCAGCTCGATTCAGCAATCCCACCATCTACAATTTCGTCATTGAGCTCTGGTGAATTCGTCGGATTTGTAGCAGACAATCCGGATCAAAGGATCGATTTGAAAGGCTTTCACTCGCAGTTTACAGTCGACAACAAGCGAATACAAGAAGAAAACAAAAAGCGCTCTGAGCTACCGATTTTCCGTCAAATCACTACGCAAATTGTCCAGCAAAATTACTTGCAGATCAAGCTTGATGTTCAAAATATCGTTAGCTCGGAAATGGAAAGAATAATGGAAGATCCGGACTTGAGACATTTATTGATCAATAGGACGGCAGAATGA
- a CDS encoding relaxase/mobilization nuclease domain-containing protein translates to MVAVIHTSSSLRAVLMYNERKVGEEQAVCLAAENYPKEATDLTFDQKLNLLQKLASLNLRTKVNSVHISLNFDPSEHLSPDQLRAIAGSYMDKIGFNDQPYLVYEHKDVAHEHIHLVTTNIRSDGSRIPLHNLGKNQSEKARKEIEIDFNLIKADGRNQELQELKPAILAVDYGKIESKKAIAKVLAGVIDRYKFTSIPELNAVLGQYNVLADRGNEGSRTFQKEGLYYRLINEKGERVGVPIKASSFQRKPTLKYLQKRFEINEQLRLADKIRVKNAIDFTLYGKSNVTLDRLTNILKREGVDTVFRKNDTGLIYGVTYVDHRTKSVFNGSSLGKNYSAKAIQERCSPMQLTTNIAQYNVPDLGEHSNSISHSSRHSSHQVFPDFPFQQRNLPVTNTKPEMADALFDPLKQDGPIPRPLRSRKRKKKKGLSQNL, encoded by the coding sequence ATGGTTGCAGTGATCCATACAAGCAGCAGCCTCAGGGCTGTTTTGATGTACAATGAAAGGAAAGTAGGAGAGGAGCAGGCCGTTTGTTTGGCGGCGGAAAACTACCCGAAAGAGGCAACCGATCTGACATTTGACCAGAAACTAAATTTGCTTCAAAAGCTGGCTTCGCTAAACCTTCGTACAAAAGTAAATAGTGTCCATATCTCGTTGAATTTCGACCCGTCAGAGCATCTTTCACCGGATCAACTTCGTGCCATAGCGGGCAGTTATATGGATAAGATTGGGTTCAATGACCAACCCTATTTGGTTTACGAGCACAAGGATGTGGCCCACGAGCATATCCATCTTGTTACCACAAACATCCGGTCAGATGGGAGCCGGATACCACTGCATAATCTCGGAAAAAACCAATCAGAGAAGGCCCGGAAAGAAATTGAAATTGACTTTAATCTAATCAAAGCGGACGGCCGGAACCAAGAACTCCAAGAACTAAAACCAGCGATATTGGCCGTGGATTACGGTAAAATAGAAAGCAAAAAAGCGATAGCAAAGGTACTTGCCGGAGTAATCGACCGGTATAAATTTACATCTATTCCTGAGCTAAATGCAGTACTGGGCCAGTATAATGTGCTTGCCGACAGGGGCAATGAAGGTTCAAGGACTTTCCAAAAAGAAGGCCTCTATTACAGGCTTATCAATGAAAAAGGCGAGCGCGTTGGTGTGCCCATAAAAGCGAGCTCCTTCCAGCGAAAACCAACACTGAAGTATTTGCAAAAGCGGTTCGAAATCAACGAGCAGCTCCGATTGGCGGATAAAATTCGCGTTAAAAACGCCATCGATTTTACGCTTTATGGAAAGTCGAATGTTACCCTCGACCGCTTGACGAATATTCTCAAAAGGGAGGGGGTCGATACAGTTTTCAGGAAGAATGATACCGGCTTAATCTATGGTGTCACCTATGTCGACCATCGTACAAAATCTGTTTTCAACGGCAGTTCATTGGGTAAGAATTACAGCGCAAAAGCCATACAGGAACGATGCTCGCCAATGCAGTTAACAACAAATATTGCCCAATACAATGTGCCGGACCTTGGTGAGCACAGCAATTCGATCAGTCACTCGTCGCGTCACTCTTCGCACCAGGTATTCCCGGATTTCCCTTTTCAACAGCGAAATCTACCAGTCACGAATACCAAGCCGGAGATGGCAGATGCTTTGTTCGATCCGTTAAAACAAGATGGGCCCATACCCCGTCCACTGCGATCAAGAAAGCGAAAAAAGAAGAAAGGATTATCTCAAAACTTATAA
- a CDS encoding plasmid mobilization protein, producing MEGKETNKTERVTLRLTPGELARINKKCKSSTCRKLSEYMRLLLLGKPVSVVTRDRSADELMLEVTRLRVELSRLGNNSNQATKRLHALSQIAEFRDHLHRQDSHNEEVLSVLGQVKLVINKLADRWLQ from the coding sequence ATGGAAGGAAAGGAAACAAACAAGACAGAAAGGGTAACACTTCGCTTGACGCCTGGTGAGTTGGCCCGAATCAACAAAAAGTGCAAATCTTCTACATGCAGGAAGCTGAGCGAATATATGCGCCTGTTGCTATTAGGCAAGCCGGTGTCTGTGGTTACCCGAGACCGGTCTGCCGATGAATTAATGCTTGAAGTGACCAGGCTCCGCGTGGAGCTCAGCCGCCTTGGCAACAACTCCAACCAAGCCACAAAAAGGCTGCATGCACTAAGCCAGATCGCTGAATTCAGGGACCATTTACACCGGCAGGATTCACATAATGAGGAGGTACTTTCAGTGCTGGGGCAGGTGAAATTAGTCATCAACAAGCTAGCAGACCGATGGTTGCAGTGA
- a CDS encoding toprim domain-containing protein, translated as MSERERGSRGLLTLAEIRELDLIGYLSELGFEPVKVHSADHWYLSPLRDERTASFKVNRRLNRWYDHGISLGGNLIDFASIFYQCSVGEVIKIFSDYWSFHKPKILLPSTEKAAANCLIQILYTGQLTSKTLLDYIVSRSVSADIARQYCRQVNYQIGDRRYFAIGLLNNSSGYELRNCYSKLASSPKDITTINVGAPTVSVFEGMFDFLTYKTLMKKTIEQPENYVILNSISLFDRARSFLESHYHIDLYLDRDAAGVKCTLTATDFSEKYNDASGMYVGYKDLNEWLDSESVGQKR; from the coding sequence ATGAGCGAAAGAGAGAGGGGAAGCCGCGGGCTGTTAACGTTGGCAGAAATTAGAGAATTAGACCTTATTGGTTATCTGTCAGAATTGGGATTTGAGCCAGTCAAGGTGCACAGTGCAGATCACTGGTATTTGTCCCCCTTGCGGGATGAACGGACTGCATCGTTTAAAGTCAATAGGAGACTTAATCGTTGGTATGATCACGGAATCAGTCTTGGAGGGAATTTAATTGACTTCGCCTCCATTTTTTACCAGTGCTCAGTTGGGGAGGTAATCAAGATTTTCTCCGATTACTGGTCCTTTCACAAGCCTAAGATTCTTTTACCTTCGACAGAGAAGGCAGCCGCGAATTGCCTCATACAAATTTTGTATACTGGGCAGCTCACAAGTAAAACACTTTTGGACTACATAGTTTCAAGATCTGTTTCAGCTGATATTGCCAGACAATACTGCCGACAGGTTAACTACCAGATCGGGGATCGAAGATATTTTGCAATTGGCTTGCTCAATAATTCTAGTGGTTATGAATTACGGAATTGTTACTCGAAGTTGGCAAGCAGTCCGAAGGATATTACTACAATCAATGTCGGTGCTCCGACCGTGTCGGTGTTTGAGGGCATGTTCGATTTTCTGACCTACAAAACCTTGATGAAGAAAACCATTGAGCAGCCCGAAAATTACGTAATCTTAAATTCCATCTCACTCTTCGATCGGGCGCGTTCTTTCCTGGAAAGCCACTACCACATCGACCTTTATCTTGATCGGGATGCTGCGGGTGTTAAGTGCACTTTAACGGCAACGGATTTCAGTGAAAAATACAATGATGCCAGCGGAATGTATGTTGGCTATAAGGATCTCAATGAGTGGCTTGACAGTGAGTCGGTGGGGCAGAAGAGGTGA
- the cas2 gene encoding CRISPR-associated endonuclease Cas2, whose translation MPYYIAVYDVNQKRVGRMLKLFRRYLTWIQNSVFEGELTHSQFKSLETEADQLMKDSDGVIFYQLRDERYVDRISLGEEKGERSRFL comes from the coding sequence ATGCCGTACTATATTGCTGTTTATGATGTCAATCAGAAGCGTGTCGGAAGAATGCTTAAACTTTTTCGGCGATATTTGACGTGGATTCAAAATTCAGTCTTCGAAGGAGAGCTCACCCATTCTCAGTTTAAATCATTAGAAACTGAGGCTGATCAACTAATGAAAGACAGTGATGGTGTGATCTTTTACCAACTAAGAGATGAACGATATGTTGATAGAATTTCCTTGGGAGAAGAAAAAGGGGAACGCTCTCGTTTTCTGTAA
- the cas1b gene encoding type I-B CRISPR-associated endonuclease Cas1b: MKRPYYLFSSGRLKRQHNTLALEKTSGERLPDDSPEDEGVPSSLPDGGRTQFPIESVDSLFLFGEIDINSKLITFLGQQGVPAFFFDYYGNYSATLYPRENLLSGRLRIQQAHHYLSPKRRLTLAKAFVEAALFNIERVIKYYQPRLEGDAQQETQATLQALVRDRGALPLTTDIFTLMAVEGRIRDRYYKLWPHFLGKEVASKFPMNKRERRPPSNELNALISFGNSLCYSTVVRQIYRTALDPTIAFLHEPGDRRFSLSLDIAEIFKPLLVDRAIFRLLKTGEINSKHFEKHLGGCYLSDAGRKIFVQHWDERLSKTVHHRALDKKVSYERLIRLECYKLIRHLSDPAGNTYQGLHMWW; the protein is encoded by the coding sequence ATGAAACGACCGTATTATTTATTTTCGAGCGGACGATTAAAGCGTCAGCATAACACCCTGGCTTTGGAAAAAACCTCCGGTGAAAGGCTACCGGACGATTCACCAGAGGACGAAGGAGTGCCGTCTTCTCTTCCAGACGGAGGACGGACTCAATTTCCAATAGAGAGCGTGGATAGCTTGTTTTTGTTTGGTGAAATAGACATCAATTCCAAACTAATTACGTTTTTGGGGCAACAAGGAGTGCCCGCTTTCTTTTTTGACTATTACGGCAATTATTCCGCCACGCTCTATCCAAGGGAGAATCTACTCTCCGGACGATTACGTATTCAGCAAGCACACCATTATTTAAGTCCTAAAAGGAGACTAACACTTGCGAAAGCATTCGTGGAAGCTGCTTTGTTTAACATCGAGCGCGTTATCAAATATTATCAGCCACGCTTGGAGGGCGATGCACAGCAAGAAACGCAGGCTACTTTGCAGGCGCTGGTCCGGGATCGTGGTGCGCTACCCCTTACCACGGATATTTTTACTCTCATGGCCGTTGAGGGGCGTATTCGGGACAGATATTATAAGTTATGGCCACATTTTCTGGGAAAGGAAGTCGCCTCAAAATTCCCGATGAATAAACGCGAACGACGGCCACCTTCGAACGAACTCAATGCATTGATTTCGTTTGGAAATTCTCTCTGTTATAGCACAGTCGTGAGACAAATTTATCGAACAGCCCTTGATCCTACGATAGCGTTTCTTCATGAACCAGGGGATCGTAGATTTTCACTTTCTCTGGATATTGCGGAGATATTCAAACCGCTCTTGGTAGACAGAGCGATTTTTCGACTACTTAAGACAGGAGAAATAAATTCAAAGCATTTTGAGAAACATCTCGGAGGTTGCTACCTATCTGATGCGGGGCGTAAAATTTTTGTACAACACTGGGATGAACGACTTAGTAAAACTGTACATCATCGTGCATTGGATAAAAAAGTTTCCTATGAGCGATTAATACGTCTGGAATGCTATAAATTGATTCGTCACCTCAGCGATCCGGCGGGCAACACTTATCAGGGATTGCACATGTGGTGGTGA
- the cas4 gene encoding CRISPR-associated protein Cas4 codes for MISKSLRIGGMLIGYYRLCPRKAWWSLRGIAMEQESDAVALGRLLDESSYARSDKHLEIEAEAPDGTPLVGKIDRANLKHGVLHETKKGRSCEDAHRWQLRFYLWLLYRNGVTRADGVPFSGQLDYPLLRRTEAVFLEAEHYLELEKNVAAISSLAIQEIPPPVLTQRSFCAKCSFEELCFG; via the coding sequence ATGATTTCGAAAAGTCTCCGCATCGGCGGAATGCTCATCGGCTACTATCGTTTGTGCCCTCGCAAGGCGTGGTGGTCTTTGCGAGGGATTGCAATGGAGCAGGAATCCGACGCAGTTGCTTTGGGGCGACTGCTGGATGAGTCCTCTTACGCCCGGTCTGATAAACATCTCGAAATAGAAGCCGAAGCCCCTGACGGAACACCATTGGTTGGAAAAATCGATCGGGCGAATCTGAAACACGGTGTTTTACATGAAACTAAAAAAGGTCGTTCATGTGAAGACGCGCACCGTTGGCAACTCAGGTTTTACCTTTGGTTGCTGTATAGAAACGGAGTTACCCGTGCAGACGGCGTACCATTCAGTGGACAGCTGGACTATCCTCTTTTACGCAGAACAGAGGCTGTCTTCCTTGAAGCCGAACATTACCTTGAACTTGAAAAAAACGTCGCTGCAATAAGTAGCCTTGCAATTCAGGAAATTCCACCTCCGGTTCTAACCCAACGAAGCTTTTGTGCCAAGTGTTCTTTTGAGGAGTTGTGCTTCGGATAA
- a CDS encoding CRISPR-associated protein Cas7, whose product MKPYFYLRGLKLAEHTVFSVQEGQKKYYDPTFGKSVAYSSGQQVKRSLLDFLAEETGEARAPITFNYEITKDDALSNKEPWSPCDPSYADQLIGGWMRARPGVVTLKRRSPLSISAMRPLHPLLVSLNSENLTFDRSDKPGQHPVRVLNASGTELSEEQIDEYLESKQRTLPRRNWIPENVRTTGLFVYDIAIDRSRLFSISLNQHEPEVDKETIERLKQENWILSDDGDRLICPAIRREKLIPSLAKALVEWHITSNQARTYSPQTTLALALSENAGLIASAIRADLSEEEARRADPVVDTFEGVDTFISLSCKGYVRGVVGAADAMNQAEQAITRLLRDYDYEK is encoded by the coding sequence ATGAAACCTTATTTCTATTTGCGTGGGCTGAAACTCGCTGAACATACCGTTTTCTCTGTTCAGGAAGGACAAAAGAAATACTACGATCCAACCTTTGGCAAATCGGTTGCATATTCTAGTGGTCAGCAAGTAAAACGTTCTCTTCTTGATTTTTTGGCGGAAGAAACAGGTGAGGCACGTGCGCCAATTACGTTTAATTATGAGATCACAAAGGATGACGCCCTAAGTAACAAGGAGCCTTGGTCTCCGTGCGATCCTTCCTATGCGGATCAGCTTATCGGTGGATGGATGCGTGCAAGACCCGGTGTCGTAACCCTTAAACGCCGTAGTCCATTATCAATTTCGGCCATGCGACCATTACATCCTCTCTTGGTAAGTTTAAACTCCGAAAATCTCACATTTGACCGAAGTGACAAACCAGGCCAACACCCAGTTCGAGTATTAAATGCTTCCGGTACAGAGCTGTCAGAGGAACAAATTGACGAATACTTGGAGAGTAAGCAACGTACGCTACCGCGTCGTAATTGGATTCCAGAAAATGTCCGCACTACTGGTTTGTTTGTTTATGATATTGCTATTGACCGATCTCGCCTTTTTAGTATTTCTTTAAATCAACATGAACCCGAAGTTGATAAAGAAACTATTGAGCGATTGAAACAAGAAAATTGGATTCTATCTGACGACGGAGACCGACTGATATGCCCGGCTATCCGTCGGGAAAAGCTTATTCCATCCTTGGCGAAGGCATTAGTCGAATGGCACATTACCAGTAACCAAGCTCGTACATATAGCCCGCAAACTACCTTAGCATTGGCATTAAGTGAAAATGCCGGGCTAATTGCTTCTGCGATTCGGGCTGATCTTAGTGAAGAGGAAGCTCGAAGAGCAGATCCAGTGGTAGACACGTTTGAAGGTGTTGATACCTTTATCTCTTTGTCTTGTAAAGGGTATGTAAGGGGTGTCGTTGGTGCTGCGGATGCAATGAATCAGGCAGAGCAAGCGATTACAAGATTGTTAAGAGACTACGACTACGAAAAATGA